One part of the Natronorubrum sediminis genome encodes these proteins:
- the pstC gene encoding phosphate ABC transporter permease subunit PstC, whose amino-acid sequence MAESTESAESSQTGGRFSKRLRRERLSSAWFTVAGYFAIGIFAVIVVTMIYQSLPLLEEFSIAQMVSSSNWNPDQNEFGFLPAIVGTVYVSILTMVMGTPIAILTAIYLAEYAEGRMKTLVGSFIDVLAAIPSVIFGLVALFAVVPFVGNYLAPAFGSSATGQGIFTVSLVMSIIVTPFMISLSVESLEALPDELRETSLGVGATKWETIRTVLLRAAGPGIFSAVLLGFGRVFGATIVPAMLIGGQTHIPDSPFATGQTLPTLIVNDFGELMSLPLTQSALIFVGVMLLVVVWLFNFSAMLIRRRLKRRWQY is encoded by the coding sequence ATGGCGGAATCAACGGAATCGGCCGAGTCGAGCCAGACGGGGGGTCGCTTCTCTAAGCGACTACGACGCGAACGACTGAGCAGCGCCTGGTTCACCGTCGCTGGCTACTTCGCGATCGGTATATTCGCGGTGATCGTGGTGACGATGATTTACCAGTCGCTGCCACTGTTAGAGGAGTTTTCGATCGCCCAGATGGTGTCGTCCTCGAACTGGAACCCTGACCAGAACGAGTTCGGATTCCTGCCCGCGATCGTCGGTACGGTGTATGTGAGCATTCTGACAATGGTCATGGGAACGCCGATCGCGATTCTCACCGCGATCTACCTCGCCGAGTACGCCGAGGGGCGGATGAAGACGCTCGTCGGCTCGTTTATCGACGTGCTCGCGGCCATCCCGAGCGTTATCTTCGGGCTGGTCGCCCTGTTCGCCGTCGTTCCGTTCGTCGGTAACTACCTGGCTCCGGCATTCGGCTCGAGCGCCACCGGTCAGGGAATTTTCACCGTCAGTCTGGTCATGTCGATCATCGTGACGCCGTTTATGATCTCGCTGTCGGTGGAGTCACTGGAGGCGCTGCCGGACGAACTGCGCGAGACCTCACTCGGTGTTGGCGCGACCAAGTGGGAGACGATCAGAACGGTACTGCTTCGGGCCGCCGGACCGGGTATCTTCTCGGCTGTCTTGCTCGGATTTGGGCGCGTCTTCGGTGCGACAATCGTGCCTGCGATGCTCATCGGTGGACAGACGCACATTCCCGACTCGCCGTTTGCAACCGGTCAGACCCTGCCAACGCTGATCGTCAACGACTTCGGTGAACTGATGAGCCTGCCACTGACTCAGTCGGCGCTGATCTTCGTCGGCGTTATGTTGCTCGTCGTCGTCTGGCTGTTCAACTTCAGTGCTATGCTTATCCGACGGCGGCTCAAACGGAGGTGGCAGTACTGA